A window of the Cystobacter fuscus genome harbors these coding sequences:
- a CDS encoding Imm52 family immunity protein, whose protein sequence is MGGYWGPRKETPLESARRAELFFHMLARCDPMFTQWYRGGRGAPRTLPGYPVRPDAAEWEQLFLRGRLRTDVDKEVIEEFGFGAHVWNAKGSQWSRIQLHCGSYSRGSGNVCLFYPPEEGPLRERVLSAPLLAEVLTSMATAWDPDFAMVSSSEMVDLVEKRKREVRVGWLTYLSRRLGTLPPLPSPVRIEPVGTLGWLLVLSPERMTASNPEHVAFTVRVRELLDRAGLL, encoded by the coding sequence ATGGGCGGGTATTGGGGGCCTCGCAAGGAGACGCCGCTGGAGAGTGCCCGGCGCGCGGAGCTCTTCTTTCACATGCTGGCACGGTGTGATCCGATGTTCACTCAGTGGTACAGGGGGGGACGTGGCGCTCCCCGCACGCTGCCAGGATACCCTGTCCGACCAGATGCAGCGGAGTGGGAGCAATTGTTTCTGCGCGGAAGGCTCCGCACGGACGTCGACAAAGAAGTCATCGAGGAGTTTGGTTTCGGTGCGCACGTCTGGAACGCGAAGGGGAGTCAATGGAGCCGCATTCAATTGCATTGCGGTTCCTACTCCCGTGGGTCGGGGAACGTGTGTTTGTTCTATCCGCCTGAGGAGGGCCCACTGCGGGAGCGGGTATTGAGTGCCCCACTGCTGGCGGAGGTGCTCACCAGCATGGCCACGGCTTGGGACCCCGACTTTGCCATGGTCAGTTCCTCGGAGATGGTGGACCTCGTGGAGAAGCGCAAGAGGGAGGTACGGGTGGGGTGGCTGACGTACCTGTCGCGACGGCTGGGCACGTTGCCTCCGTTGCCCTCTCCAGTGCGCATCGAGCCAGTGGGGACCCTGGGCTGGCTGCTCGTCCTTTCTCCGGAGCGTATGACGGCAAGCAATCCCGAGCACGTGGCGTTCACCGTGCGCGTGCGCGAACTGCTCGATCGGGCTGGTCTCCTCTAA
- the priA gene encoding replication restart helicase PriA yields the protein MPAPSLASVAVGRPVRGEYTYSVPESLSGRLSPGQRILVPFGRSMTLGFFLGPAAPPAEGANVKLKPILKVLEDSPSLPPDLIALLRFAAEHYRYPLGEVIRGALPPGLTKAEEEKEAKPDVQEFAEALVTEAPAALRRAPAQSAALAYLLTVGGRVPVEEVAHAIPGARETLRKLASRGLVRLEQVVLAPGVREGLGQNRPEHLTPEQDAAVKELHAAVDTGGFQPFLLHGVTGSGKTEVYLRAVERALEQGKGSLVLVPEIALTPQLVGRFRSRFGADVAVLHSALKDRERLFHWQALRKGTVRIAVGVRSAVFAPVENLGLIVVDEEHDPSFKQEDKLRYQARDLAVVRGKQAGAVVVLGSATPSLETLENTRRGRYRKLELKHRVDDRPMPTLQCVDLRQERPKDPLQTQEAPILSQPLLDAMAETIGRGQQVILFLNRRGHSTFLLCEVCGVSVKCGDCDVCLTYHRSQNRLVCHYCGEAHGVPEHCRECTGPLLKLGIGTERVEAEVAERIPQARVARLDRDSATSAERLTELLASFARREIDVLVGTQMVAKGHDFPGVTLVCVVMADTSLAIPDFRASERTFHLLTQVAGRAGRGKDPGRVLVQTYNPDAEPVRRMLAHDFEGFSEGELERRRALSWPPYTRMAAVRLEGESAEQTASVARFLGDFIGRHMPPASWGVRLLGPAVAPISRIRGKTRWQLLLKAPTHAALAPLLARLEAKLVDIPSAVRVTIDVDPAAML from the coding sequence GTGCCTGCCCCCTCCCTCGCCTCCGTCGCCGTCGGCCGCCCCGTCCGCGGCGAGTACACCTACTCCGTCCCCGAGTCCCTGTCCGGCAGGCTCTCGCCGGGTCAGCGCATCCTCGTCCCCTTCGGCCGCAGCATGACGCTCGGCTTCTTCCTCGGCCCCGCCGCTCCCCCCGCCGAGGGCGCCAACGTCAAGCTCAAGCCCATCCTCAAGGTGCTCGAGGACTCGCCCTCCCTCCCGCCCGATCTCATCGCGCTCCTGCGCTTCGCCGCCGAGCACTACCGCTACCCGCTCGGCGAGGTCATCCGGGGCGCGCTCCCCCCCGGGCTCACCAAGGCCGAGGAGGAGAAGGAGGCCAAGCCCGACGTGCAGGAGTTCGCCGAGGCGCTCGTCACCGAGGCCCCCGCCGCCCTGCGCCGTGCCCCCGCCCAGTCCGCCGCCCTGGCCTACCTGCTCACCGTGGGTGGCCGCGTCCCCGTGGAGGAGGTGGCCCACGCCATCCCCGGCGCCCGCGAGACGCTGCGCAAGCTGGCCTCCCGCGGCCTCGTGCGGCTGGAGCAGGTGGTGCTCGCCCCCGGTGTGCGCGAGGGGCTCGGACAGAATCGCCCCGAGCACCTCACCCCCGAGCAGGACGCCGCGGTGAAGGAGCTGCACGCCGCCGTGGACACGGGTGGCTTCCAGCCCTTCCTCCTCCACGGCGTCACCGGCAGCGGCAAGACCGAGGTCTACCTGCGCGCCGTGGAGCGCGCGCTCGAGCAGGGCAAGGGCAGCCTCGTGCTGGTGCCGGAGATCGCCCTCACGCCGCAGCTCGTGGGGCGCTTTCGCAGCCGCTTCGGCGCGGACGTGGCCGTGCTGCACTCGGCCCTCAAGGACCGCGAGCGGCTCTTCCACTGGCAGGCCCTGCGCAAGGGCACGGTGCGCATCGCCGTGGGCGTGCGCTCGGCGGTGTTCGCCCCCGTGGAGAACCTCGGCCTCATCGTCGTGGACGAGGAGCACGATCCCTCCTTCAAGCAGGAGGACAAGCTGCGCTACCAGGCGCGCGACCTCGCCGTGGTGCGCGGCAAGCAGGCCGGTGCCGTGGTGGTGCTTGGCTCGGCCACCCCGTCCCTGGAGACGCTGGAGAACACCCGCCGCGGGCGCTACCGCAAGCTGGAACTGAAACACCGCGTGGATGACCGGCCCATGCCCACGCTCCAGTGCGTGGACCTGCGCCAGGAGCGCCCGAAGGATCCGCTCCAGACGCAGGAGGCCCCCATCCTCTCCCAGCCCCTGCTCGACGCCATGGCGGAGACCATCGGGCGCGGCCAGCAGGTCATCCTCTTCCTCAATCGCCGCGGCCACAGCACCTTCCTCCTGTGCGAGGTGTGCGGCGTCTCGGTGAAGTGTGGCGACTGCGACGTGTGCCTCACCTACCACCGCTCACAGAACCGGCTGGTGTGCCACTACTGCGGCGAGGCCCACGGCGTGCCCGAGCACTGCCGCGAGTGCACCGGGCCCCTGCTCAAGCTGGGCATCGGCACCGAGCGCGTGGAGGCCGAGGTCGCCGAGCGCATCCCCCAGGCCCGCGTGGCGCGGTTGGACAGGGACTCGGCCACGAGCGCCGAGCGCCTCACCGAGCTGCTCGCCTCCTTCGCCCGCCGGGAGATCGACGTGCTGGTGGGCACGCAGATGGTGGCCAAGGGGCATGACTTCCCCGGGGTGACGCTCGTGTGCGTGGTGATGGCGGACACGTCGCTGGCCATCCCCGACTTCCGTGCCTCCGAGCGCACCTTCCACCTGCTCACCCAGGTGGCTGGCCGGGCCGGACGCGGCAAGGATCCGGGGCGGGTGCTCGTGCAGACGTACAACCCGGACGCCGAGCCCGTGCGGCGCATGCTCGCCCATGACTTCGAGGGCTTCTCCGAGGGCGAGCTGGAGCGGCGCCGCGCGCTGTCCTGGCCCCCCTACACGCGCATGGCGGCGGTGCGGCTGGAGGGGGAGAGCGCGGAGCAGACCGCCAGCGTCGCCCGCTTCCTCGGCGACTTCATCGGCCGGCACATGCCTCCGGCCTCCTGGGGGGTGCGCCTGCTCGGGCCCGCCGTGGCGCCCATCTCCCGCATCCGCGGCAAGACGCGCTGGCAACTGCTGCTCAAGGCGCCCACCCACGCGGCGCTCGCGCCCCTGCTGGCCAGGCTGGAGGCGAAACTGGTCGATATTCCCTCCGCGGTGCGCGTGACGATCGACGTGGATCCCGCGGCCATGTTGTAG
- a CDS encoding alkene reductase, with protein MSPHPASDLLQTPVTLGALRLPNRLIMSPLTRLRADAELAPTKLVAEYYAQRASAGLIISESIAVAPYGEGYPALPGLFTARQAEAWRSVVEAVHAEGGRIAAQLWHFGQARYATDEAQRAAGWWAVANPLKPHDLTPAELAAMVEAFGRGARTARALGFDAVEIHNGNGYLLDQFLRAGANQRTDAHGGSLENRTRLALELVTAVSEAMGADRVGIRLSPSATVNGAPDPSGEETFAYLLERLAPLGLAYVHATRTTEQDRRHGSGPGIPLQRIRALYPGKLIGAGDFTREDGEHALAEGTVDAVAYGRLFIANPDLPERFARRTSLNVPDHDTFYTPGPAGFTDYPRLA; from the coding sequence ATGTCCCCCCACCCCGCCTCGGATCTCCTCCAGACGCCCGTCACGCTCGGCGCGTTGCGACTGCCCAACCGGCTCATCATGTCCCCCCTGACGCGCCTGCGCGCGGATGCGGAGCTCGCGCCGACGAAGCTCGTCGCCGAGTACTACGCGCAGCGCGCCAGCGCCGGGCTGATCATCTCGGAGTCGATCGCCGTCGCGCCCTATGGAGAAGGCTACCCGGCGCTTCCCGGCCTCTTCACCGCCCGGCAGGCCGAGGCCTGGCGCTCCGTCGTGGAAGCGGTGCACGCGGAGGGCGGGCGGATCGCCGCCCAGCTCTGGCACTTCGGCCAGGCGCGGTATGCCACGGACGAGGCCCAACGGGCCGCGGGTTGGTGGGCGGTGGCCAACCCGCTCAAACCCCATGACCTCACCCCCGCGGAACTGGCCGCCATGGTCGAGGCGTTCGGGCGTGGGGCTCGCACGGCGCGGGCCCTGGGCTTCGACGCCGTCGAGATCCACAACGGCAATGGCTATCTGCTCGACCAGTTCCTTCGCGCGGGCGCCAACCAGCGCACGGATGCCCACGGAGGCTCGCTCGAGAACCGGACCCGGCTGGCCCTGGAGCTCGTCACGGCGGTGAGTGAGGCCATGGGTGCCGATCGCGTCGGAATCCGGCTCTCACCGAGCGCGACGGTGAACGGCGCGCCGGACCCGAGCGGCGAGGAGACCTTCGCCTATCTCCTCGAGCGGCTGGCCCCGCTCGGCCTCGCGTACGTGCATGCCACGCGCACCACCGAGCAGGACCGCCGGCACGGCTCCGGCCCGGGCATCCCGCTCCAGCGCATCCGCGCCCTCTATCCGGGCAAGCTGATCGGCGCCGGTGACTTCACGCGCGAGGACGGCGAGCATGCCCTGGCCGAGGGGACGGTGGATGCCGTGGCGTATGGGCGGCTCTTCATCGCCAATCCCGATCTGCCCGAGCGCTTCGCCCGGCGCACGTCGCTCAACGTGCCTGATCACGACACCTTCTACACCCCCGGCCCCGCGGGCTTCACGGACTACCCGCGTCTGGCTTGA
- a CDS encoding Tox-REase-5 domain-containing protein yields the protein MEETGSAGGFPEPAVDAFQVVQEASGLGEEVWHPAGAALYVGQARQLLGALAKTPVTQRNFAPRRVLSWLLREVLEGGERVEYADLKWRAERFLFLVLVRPDGYLVAAPTGAPLQRLGPLRLVEGVWKVGPLVVGDFYFSRGGVFYPVNEALRRVDVPPLAELGLGRDPLNAALDGAQDAVGEMGVALAQSILHPLRTVEDLVQLPDTVAHLIASSPEYFARYGAMSREDQIREAARLSTHVLMMFGGAEATMGRMGGLGAQLPALSLTARGELALGGTVVAGAATATTVGMDLGALSILHMARGPANVGGASGKKGTSSGTTAGKGPGKWTYKKPTTESRQALDYQEEITGRPAWYVYMIGRVEFDGFNGKELLEAKGASYKHFLKKDGTAQPWFLAGEGFTGLLDQARSQARLASALNLPLVWYVAEAEFAKFLCETFKDNRVYGIDVRFKQPTTR from the coding sequence ATGGAGGAGACGGGGAGCGCGGGCGGATTTCCCGAGCCGGCAGTGGATGCATTCCAGGTGGTGCAGGAGGCCAGCGGCCTCGGGGAAGAGGTTTGGCACCCGGCGGGTGCGGCGCTCTACGTGGGGCAAGCGCGCCAACTCCTGGGCGCGTTGGCGAAGACGCCCGTCACCCAGCGGAATTTCGCTCCTCGCCGCGTGCTCTCCTGGCTGTTGCGCGAGGTGCTCGAGGGCGGCGAGCGCGTGGAGTACGCGGATTTGAAGTGGCGCGCCGAGCGCTTCTTGTTCCTGGTGCTGGTGCGACCGGATGGCTACCTGGTGGCCGCGCCCACCGGTGCTCCTCTTCAGCGCCTGGGCCCCCTTCGACTCGTGGAAGGAGTGTGGAAGGTGGGCCCCCTCGTGGTGGGCGATTTCTACTTCTCGCGCGGGGGCGTCTTCTACCCGGTGAATGAGGCCCTGCGGCGTGTGGACGTCCCGCCCCTGGCCGAACTGGGCTTGGGGAGAGACCCGCTCAACGCCGCTCTGGACGGAGCGCAGGATGCGGTGGGGGAGATGGGGGTGGCGCTCGCCCAGTCCATCCTTCATCCCCTCCGCACGGTGGAGGATTTGGTGCAGCTACCTGACACGGTGGCGCACCTCATCGCCTCCTCGCCGGAGTACTTCGCGCGCTACGGCGCCATGTCGAGGGAGGACCAGATACGCGAGGCGGCGCGCCTATCCACGCACGTGCTCATGATGTTCGGGGGAGCGGAGGCCACCATGGGGCGCATGGGTGGGTTGGGGGCACAACTGCCGGCGCTGTCGCTCACGGCGAGGGGCGAGCTGGCGCTGGGCGGAACTGTCGTGGCGGGAGCCGCGACGGCCACCACCGTGGGGATGGATCTGGGAGCCCTCTCCATCCTCCACATGGCGAGAGGTCCGGCGAACGTCGGTGGTGCGAGCGGGAAGAAGGGGACGTCCTCCGGGACGACTGCTGGGAAGGGGCCGGGAAAGTGGACGTACAAGAAGCCCACCACCGAGTCCAGACAGGCCTTGGACTACCAGGAGGAGATAACGGGACGGCCCGCCTGGTACGTGTACATGATTGGGAGAGTGGAGTTCGACGGATTCAACGGCAAGGAACTGCTGGAGGCCAAGGGCGCCAGCTACAAGCACTTCCTCAAGAAGGATGGTACAGCCCAACCCTGGTTTCTCGCTGGGGAGGGGTTCACGGGGCTGCTGGATCAGGCCAGGAGTCAGGCGCGGCTTGCCAGTGCGCTGAACCTGCCGCTGGTGTGGTACGTGGCCGAGGCGGAATTCGCGAAGTTCCTCTGTGAGACCTTCAAAGATAACCGGGTGTACGGCATCGACGTCCGTTTCAAACAACCGACGACGCGGTGA
- a CDS encoding Rrf2 family transcriptional regulator has product MTDLRFPTALQMMLGLVLAEREGMAKVSSAELAEGLGANPSLVRKLLVPLVRAGLVESFMGKSGGVRLGRPAGEITLRDIYCCVTEGKKLWSARSNVPHRCLVSSNIERFFDGLADEAEQAMLDTLGRRTLEQSFAELRAMDKARPAKRAPHG; this is encoded by the coding sequence ATGACGGATCTGCGCTTCCCCACGGCGCTGCAGATGATGCTGGGCCTGGTGCTGGCCGAGCGGGAGGGCATGGCGAAGGTGTCCTCGGCGGAGCTGGCCGAGGGGCTGGGCGCCAACCCGAGCCTCGTGCGCAAGCTGCTCGTGCCGCTGGTGCGCGCGGGGCTCGTGGAATCCTTCATGGGCAAGAGCGGCGGCGTGCGCCTCGGGCGGCCGGCGGGGGAGATCACGCTGCGCGACATCTATTGCTGCGTGACGGAAGGCAAGAAGCTCTGGTCGGCGCGGTCGAACGTGCCGCACCGCTGCCTCGTCAGCTCCAACATCGAACGCTTCTTCGATGGGCTGGCGGACGAGGCGGAGCAGGCGATGCTCGACACGCTGGGCCGCCGCACGCTCGAGCAGAGCTTCGCCGAGCTGCGGGCGATGGACAAAGCGAGGCCGGCGAAGCGGGCTCCGCACGGGTGA
- a CDS encoding ATP-binding protein yields the protein MSNSLEFLAGGGEMGALMRAKDWSQTPLGPVESWSPALRSAVGICLGSRFPIVLYWGPTRALLYNDAWSPVPGQKHPWALGRPGAEVWAEIWDIIGPMFDHVMNTGEATWSDDQLLPLHRFGYTEECYFYYSYSPVRGEGGRVEGIFTAVTETTYRVLAERRERLLREVSERTAQARTAEEACASAIHTLARTPVEAPFCLLYLHDERSRRARLVGQANLEAHADLCPAELDLSAPPEGTTPWPLAEVLARGAAVSVGDLSSRLARRLPGTPWPEPVEEVLVTPIQSARPGVPHGFLVTGISPRRRLDAAYRTLFERVAGHITTAIANAQAYALERQRAEQLAEIDRAKTAFFSNASHEFRTPLTLMLGPLEDMLATAPPGAGPLQVEREGLERVHRNGLRLLKLVNTLLDFSRLEAGRVRAVFEPVDLAAYTAELASTFRSAMERAGLTLVVDCPPLPEPVWVDRDMWEKVVLNLLSNAFKYTFQGEVAVRLRAVDAGAELSVSDTGVGIPARELPRVFERFHRIEGQRGRSHEGTGIGLALVQELVRLHHGAVRVESEEGRGSTFTVQVPFESPQASPSPHPAAVARPPPSKHAAAYVQEALGLLPDAPAPSLPEGALDGAAPVGRDTPRERLVLADDNADMRAYVRRLLTDAGYSVQATADGVEALAAVRAQPPALLLSDVMMPRLDGFGLIKALRGHPSTADLPIILLSARAGEESSVEGLEAGADDYLVKPFSARELLARVEGALRLARLRRETNEALRRANESLEARVEQRTRELDRIWNVSQDHLLITDLQGVWLSVNPSWRRTLGWREEELVGRTSEWMEHPEELSRTREELTRLASGVTTARYENRFRDVHGAWHWFSWKAVPDQGRIYCVARDVTEDKARQAELEQAQEELRQSQKLEAVGKLTGGIAHDFNNLLTGISGALELLKLRMSRGEHERVDRYVSTAIASTQRAAALTHRLLAFSRRQSLDLKSVDMNALVSGMEDLLLRTLGERITLQVRPGTALWRVYTDPHQLENALLNLCINARDAMPEGGTLTIATSNAHLDEHFARREEGLAPGDYAVLSVTDTGTGIPAELRARIFEPFFTTKPIGQGTGLGLSMIYGFVKQSAGHLGLESEVGRGSTFKIHLPRHREDTGSDEETRGEAARGAGETVLVVEDDPAVRMLVVEVLGDLGYRALEATCAEEALPLLQSTQSVDLLVSDIGLPGMDGRRMAELARQHRPKLKVLFITGYAAKAAVRGEFLAPGMDMLTKPFALDVLANKIREMLLGPG from the coding sequence ATGTCCAACAGCCTCGAGTTCCTGGCAGGTGGCGGGGAGATGGGCGCGCTCATGCGCGCCAAGGATTGGTCCCAGACGCCCCTCGGCCCGGTCGAGAGCTGGTCCCCCGCGCTGCGCTCGGCGGTGGGCATCTGCCTGGGGTCGCGCTTTCCCATCGTCCTGTACTGGGGGCCCACGCGGGCACTCCTCTACAACGACGCCTGGAGTCCGGTGCCCGGCCAGAAGCATCCGTGGGCGCTCGGGCGTCCGGGCGCGGAAGTGTGGGCGGAGATCTGGGACATCATCGGCCCCATGTTCGACCACGTCATGAACACCGGCGAGGCGACGTGGTCGGATGACCAGCTCCTGCCGCTGCACCGCTTCGGCTACACGGAGGAGTGCTACTTCTACTATTCCTACAGCCCGGTGCGCGGCGAGGGCGGCCGGGTCGAGGGCATCTTCACCGCCGTCACCGAGACCACCTACCGCGTGCTCGCCGAGCGGCGCGAGCGGCTGCTGCGCGAGGTGTCCGAGCGCACGGCCCAGGCCCGCACGGCGGAGGAGGCCTGCGCGTCCGCCATCCACACGCTGGCGCGCACTCCCGTCGAGGCGCCCTTCTGTCTGCTCTATCTCCACGACGAGCGCTCGCGCCGGGCGCGTCTGGTGGGTCAGGCGAACCTCGAGGCCCACGCGGACCTGTGCCCGGCCGAGCTCGATCTCTCGGCGCCCCCGGAGGGCACCACGCCCTGGCCGCTGGCGGAGGTGCTGGCCCGTGGCGCGGCGGTGAGCGTCGGGGACCTGTCCTCGCGCCTCGCCCGGCGGCTGCCGGGCACGCCCTGGCCCGAGCCCGTCGAGGAGGTACTCGTCACCCCCATCCAGAGCGCCCGGCCGGGGGTGCCCCATGGCTTCCTCGTGACGGGCATCAGCCCCCGGCGGCGGCTGGACGCCGCGTACCGGACGCTGTTCGAGCGCGTGGCGGGCCACATCACCACGGCCATCGCCAACGCCCAGGCCTACGCGCTGGAGCGCCAGCGAGCCGAGCAGCTCGCGGAGATCGATCGCGCCAAGACGGCCTTCTTCTCCAACGCCAGCCACGAGTTCCGCACCCCGCTCACCCTCATGCTCGGGCCCCTGGAGGACATGCTCGCCACGGCGCCTCCCGGGGCCGGCCCCCTCCAGGTCGAGCGCGAGGGGCTGGAGCGGGTGCACCGCAATGGCCTGCGTCTGCTCAAGCTGGTCAACACGCTGCTGGACTTCTCGCGGCTGGAGGCGGGCCGGGTGCGCGCGGTGTTCGAGCCGGTGGACCTGGCGGCCTACACCGCCGAGCTGGCGAGCACCTTCCGCTCGGCCATGGAGCGCGCGGGGCTCACCCTCGTCGTGGACTGTCCGCCGCTGCCCGAGCCCGTCTGGGTGGACCGGGACATGTGGGAGAAGGTTGTCCTCAACCTGCTCTCCAACGCCTTCAAGTACACGTTCCAGGGAGAGGTGGCGGTGCGCCTGCGCGCGGTGGACGCGGGGGCCGAGCTGTCCGTGAGCGACACGGGCGTGGGCATCCCCGCCCGGGAGCTGCCGCGCGTCTTCGAGCGCTTCCACCGGATCGAAGGGCAGCGGGGGCGCAGCCATGAGGGCACGGGCATTGGTCTGGCGCTGGTGCAGGAGCTGGTGCGGCTGCATCACGGCGCGGTGCGCGTGGAGAGCGAGGAAGGACGGGGCTCCACCTTCACCGTCCAGGTGCCTTTCGAGAGTCCCCAGGCCTCCCCTTCTCCCCACCCGGCCGCCGTGGCCCGCCCGCCTCCGTCCAAGCACGCCGCGGCCTATGTCCAGGAGGCGCTCGGCCTGTTGCCCGACGCCCCCGCGCCCTCCCTCCCGGAGGGAGCGTTGGACGGAGCCGCGCCGGTGGGAAGGGACACGCCCCGGGAGCGGCTGGTGCTGGCGGACGACAACGCGGACATGCGCGCCTACGTGCGGCGCCTGCTCACCGACGCGGGCTACTCGGTGCAGGCCACCGCGGACGGCGTGGAGGCCCTGGCCGCCGTGCGCGCCCAGCCCCCGGCGCTCCTCCTGTCGGACGTGATGATGCCCCGGCTGGATGGCTTCGGGCTCATCAAGGCGCTGCGCGGACATCCGTCCACCGCGGACCTGCCCATCATCCTGCTGAGCGCCCGGGCCGGCGAGGAGTCCTCGGTGGAGGGCCTCGAGGCCGGGGCGGATGACTACCTGGTCAAGCCCTTCAGCGCCCGGGAGCTGCTCGCGCGCGTGGAGGGCGCGCTGCGCCTGGCGCGCCTGCGCCGCGAGACGAACGAGGCCCTGCGCCGCGCCAACGAGAGCCTCGAGGCCCGGGTCGAGCAGCGCACCCGCGAGCTCGATCGCATCTGGAACGTGAGCCAGGATCACCTGCTCATCACCGACCTCCAGGGCGTCTGGCTCAGCGTGAATCCCTCGTGGCGGCGCACCCTGGGCTGGCGGGAGGAGGAGCTGGTGGGCCGCACCTCCGAGTGGATGGAGCACCCGGAGGAGCTGTCCAGGACACGAGAGGAGCTCACCCGGCTGGCCTCGGGCGTGACCACCGCTCGCTACGAGAACCGCTTCCGGGATGTCCACGGCGCCTGGCACTGGTTCTCGTGGAAGGCGGTGCCCGACCAGGGGCGCATCTACTGCGTGGCGCGCGACGTGACCGAGGACAAGGCGCGTCAGGCGGAGCTCGAGCAGGCCCAGGAGGAGCTGCGCCAGAGTCAGAAGCTGGAGGCGGTGGGCAAGCTCACCGGCGGCATCGCGCACGACTTCAACAACCTGCTCACCGGCATCAGCGGCGCGCTGGAGTTGCTCAAGCTGCGCATGTCCCGCGGGGAGCATGAGCGGGTGGACCGCTACGTCTCCACCGCCATCGCCTCGACGCAGCGGGCCGCGGCGCTCACCCACCGGTTGCTGGCCTTCTCGCGCCGCCAGTCGCTCGACCTCAAGTCCGTGGACATGAACGCGCTGGTGAGCGGAATGGAGGATCTGCTGCTGCGCACGCTCGGCGAGCGCATCACCCTCCAGGTGCGCCCCGGCACCGCGCTGTGGCGCGTGTACACCGACCCCCACCAATTGGAGAACGCGCTGCTCAACCTGTGCATCAACGCGCGCGACGCCATGCCCGAGGGCGGCACCCTGACGATCGCGACGTCCAACGCGCACCTGGACGAGCATTTCGCGCGGCGGGAGGAGGGGCTCGCGCCGGGCGACTACGCCGTCCTGTCGGTGACGGACACGGGGACGGGGATCCCCGCCGAGCTGCGCGCCCGCATCTTCGAGCCCTTCTTCACCACCAAGCCCATCGGCCAGGGCACGGGGCTGGGCCTGTCGATGATCTACGGCTTCGTCAAGCAGTCCGCGGGGCACCTGGGCCTGGAGAGCGAAGTCGGCCGGGGCAGCACCTTCAAGATCCATCTGCCGCGCCACCGGGAGGACACCGGGAGTGACGAGGAAACCCGGGGCGAGGCCGCGCGGGGAGCGGGGGAGACGGTGCTCGTCGTCGAGGATGACCCGGCGGTGCGGATGCTCGTCGTCGAGGTACTCGGGGACCTGGGCTACCGGGCGCTGGAGGCCACATGCGCCGAGGAGGCACTGCCCCTCCTCCAGTCCACCCAGAGCGTCGATCTGCTGGTGTCGGACATCGGGCTGCCGGGGATGGACGGCCGACGGATGGCGGAACTGGCGCGCCAGCATCGGCCGAAGCTCAAGGTGCTGTTCATCACCGGCTATGCCGCGAAGGCGGCGGTGCGCGGCGAGTTCCTCGCACCCGGCATGGACATGCTCACCAAGCCCTTCGCCCTGGACGTGCTGGCCAACAAGATCCGCGAGATGCTGCTCGGCCCGGGGTGA
- a CDS encoding Imm52 family immunity protein has translation MDERYYVGGYWGPREETPLECARRAELFFHMLARCDPMFTQWYRGGRGAPRNQPGHLVRSTAAEWEQLFLRGRLRTDVDKEVIEDAGFGAHVWNAKGSQWTRIQVHCGAYYPGVVNVCLFYPPEEGPLRERVLSAPLLAEVLTSMATAWDPDFAMVSSSEMVDLVEKRKREVRVGWLTYLSRRLGTLPPLPAPVRIEPVGTLGWLLVLSPERMTASNPEHVAFTVRVRELLDRAGLINRPEPVTSEE, from the coding sequence ATGGACGAGCGGTACTATGTGGGCGGATACTGGGGGCCTCGCGAGGAGACGCCGCTGGAGTGCGCCCGGCGCGCGGAACTCTTCTTTCACATGCTGGCGCGGTGTGACCCGATGTTCACTCAGTGGTACAGGGGAGGACGTGGCGCCCCTCGAAATCAGCCAGGTCATCTTGTTCGCTCCACGGCCGCGGAGTGGGAGCAGTTATTCCTTCGCGGAAGGCTCCGCACTGACGTTGACAAGGAAGTCATCGAGGATGCTGGTTTCGGCGCGCATGTCTGGAACGCGAAGGGAAGTCAATGGACCCGCATTCAAGTGCATTGCGGTGCTTATTATCCGGGAGTGGTGAACGTGTGCCTGTTCTATCCGCCCGAGGAGGGCCCGCTGCGGGAGCGGGTATTAAGTGCCCCACTGCTGGCGGAGGTGCTCACCAGTATGGCCACGGCTTGGGACCCCGACTTTGCCATGGTCAGTTCCTCGGAGATGGTGGACCTCGTGGAGAAGCGCAAGAGGGAGGTTCGGGTGGGGTGGCTGACGTACCTGTCGCGACGGCTGGGCACGTTGCCTCCGTTGCCCGCTCCAGTGCGCATCGAGCCCGTGGGGACCTTGGGCTGGTTGCTCGTTCTCTCGCCCGAGCGCATGACGGCGAGCAATCCCGAGCACGTGGCGTTCACCGTGCGCGTGCGCGAGTTGCTCGACCGGGCTGGCCTCATCAATCGTCCGGAGCCCGTGACCAGCGAGGAGTGA